A single Streptomyces sp. Edi2 DNA region contains:
- the mug gene encoding G/U mismatch-specific DNA glycosylase: protein MRFTPEELEAARDRLVPDVAASGLRVLFCGINPGLMTAATGHHFARPGNRFWPALHAAGFTPRQFRPAEQEELLTHGLGITNVVARATARADELTADEYREGGRLLAEKVARLRPRWLAVAGVTAYRVAFDDKHAKIGPQERTLGATRIWALPNPSGLNAHWTPATLAEEYGRLRAAAFAEGEGA, encoded by the coding sequence GTGCGTTTCACCCCCGAAGAGCTGGAAGCCGCTCGCGACCGCCTCGTCCCCGACGTGGCCGCGAGCGGCCTTCGCGTGCTCTTCTGCGGTATCAACCCCGGGCTGATGACGGCGGCCACCGGCCACCACTTCGCCCGCCCCGGCAACCGCTTCTGGCCGGCCCTGCACGCCGCCGGGTTCACCCCGCGCCAGTTCCGGCCCGCCGAGCAGGAAGAACTCCTCACCCACGGCCTCGGCATCACCAACGTCGTGGCCCGGGCGACCGCCAGGGCCGACGAGCTGACCGCGGACGAGTACCGCGAGGGCGGCCGGCTGCTGGCCGAGAAGGTGGCCCGGCTACGCCCGCGCTGGCTCGCCGTCGCGGGCGTCACGGCCTATCGCGTCGCCTTCGACGACAAACACGCCAAGATCGGCCCCCAGGAACGCACCCTGGGCGCCACCCGCATCTGGGCACTGCCCAACCCGAGCGGGCTCAACGCCCACTGGACGCCGGCGACCCTGGCGGAGGAGTACGGGCGGCTGCGCGCGGCGGCGTTCGCGGAGGGCGAGGGCGCATAA
- the purB gene encoding adenylosuccinate lyase has protein sequence MSAKPRIPNVLAGRYASAELAVLWSPEYKVKLERKLWLAVLRAQKDLGVEVPEQALADYERVLETVDLASIAEREKVTRHDVKARIEEFNALAGHEQVHKGMTSRDLTENVEQLQVRLSLELMRDRTVAVLARLGSLAGQHAELVMAGRSHNVAAQATTLGKRFATAADELLVAYARLEDLLSRYPLRGIKGPVGTAQDMLDLLGGDTAKLADLEQRIAGHLGFGQAFTSVGQVYPRSLDYDVVTSLVQLAAAPSSLAKTIRLMAGHELVTEGFKPGQVGSSAMPHKMNTRSCERVNGLMVILRGYASMAGELSGDQWNEGDVSCSVVRRVALPDSFFALDGLLETFLTVLDEFGAFPAVIARELDRYLPFLATTKVLMGAVRAGVGREEAHEAIKENAVASALAMREQGAERNELLDKLAADARIPLDKAQLDALMADKLSFTGAAADQVASVVARIEEIAKQHPEAAAYTPGSIL, from the coding sequence GTGTCTGCGAAGCCTCGCATCCCCAATGTCCTGGCCGGCCGCTACGCCTCCGCGGAGCTGGCCGTGCTGTGGTCCCCCGAGTACAAGGTCAAGCTGGAGCGGAAGCTGTGGCTCGCCGTGCTGCGCGCGCAGAAGGACCTGGGGGTGGAGGTCCCCGAGCAGGCGCTCGCCGACTACGAGCGCGTCCTGGAGACCGTCGACCTGGCCTCCATCGCCGAGCGTGAGAAGGTCACCCGGCACGACGTCAAGGCCCGCATCGAGGAGTTCAACGCCCTCGCCGGCCATGAGCAGGTCCACAAGGGCATGACCTCCCGCGACCTGACGGAGAACGTCGAGCAGCTGCAGGTGCGGCTGTCCCTGGAACTGATGCGCGACCGTACGGTCGCCGTGCTCGCGCGCCTGGGCTCGCTGGCCGGCCAGCACGCCGAGCTGGTGATGGCGGGCCGCTCGCACAACGTCGCAGCGCAGGCCACCACGCTCGGCAAGCGCTTCGCGACCGCCGCGGACGAGCTGCTGGTGGCGTACGCGCGGCTGGAAGACCTGCTCTCCCGCTACCCGCTGCGCGGCATCAAGGGCCCGGTCGGCACCGCCCAGGACATGCTCGACCTGCTCGGCGGTGACACCGCCAAGCTCGCCGACCTGGAGCAGCGGATCGCCGGGCACCTCGGCTTCGGCCAGGCCTTCACCTCCGTCGGCCAGGTCTACCCGCGCTCGCTCGACTACGACGTGGTGACCTCGCTGGTGCAGCTGGCCGCCGCCCCGTCCTCGCTGGCCAAGACCATCCGGCTGATGGCCGGGCACGAGCTGGTCACCGAGGGCTTCAAGCCCGGCCAGGTCGGCTCCTCGGCGATGCCGCACAAGATGAACACCCGCTCCTGCGAGCGCGTCAACGGCCTGATGGTGATCCTGCGCGGCTACGCCTCGATGGCCGGTGAGCTCTCCGGTGACCAGTGGAACGAGGGCGATGTGTCCTGCTCGGTGGTGCGCCGGGTCGCGCTGCCGGACTCGTTCTTCGCGCTGGACGGCCTGCTGGAGACGTTCCTGACCGTGCTCGACGAGTTCGGCGCCTTCCCCGCCGTCATCGCCCGCGAGCTGGACCGCTACCTGCCCTTCCTCGCCACCACGAAGGTGCTGATGGGCGCCGTACGCGCCGGTGTGGGCCGTGAGGAGGCGCACGAGGCGATCAAGGAGAACGCGGTCGCGTCGGCGCTGGCCATGCGTGAGCAGGGCGCGGAGCGCAACGAGCTGCTGGACAAGCTGGCCGCGGATGCGCGGATCCCGCTGGACAAGGCACAGTTGGACGCCCTGATGGCGGACAAGCTCTCCTTCACCGGCGCGGCGGCAGACCAGGTGGCGTCCGTCGTCGCCCGGATCGAGGAGATCGCCAAGCAGCACCCGGAGGCCGCGGCGTACACCCCCGGCTCGATCCTCTGA
- a CDS encoding tyrosine-type recombinase/integrase, with protein MLVNRLKTNRRKSGIHTKTVPMPDHPLEAINHHEARYRPLPAETALWTHGRTIETCRRGPAKALFWNPQGNLLSNDTFNERARKPTLRKFGIKHNGGTLPTFHDTRHTYISKMLQNGLPPETVALWGRDSVKEIRRTYNHLLDEQVADHRGQVNRLTARPLRVQAAA; from the coding sequence ATGCTTGTCAACCGGCTGAAGACAAACCGCCGCAAGAGCGGCATCCACACGAAAACCGTACCCATGCCCGATCACCCGCTGGAAGCCATCAACCATCACGAGGCCAGGTACCGGCCGCTTCCTGCTGAGACCGCCCTATGGACCCATGGGCGGACGATCGAGACCTGCCGGCGAGGCCCTGCGAAGGCGCTCTTCTGGAACCCTCAAGGCAACCTCCTGAGCAACGACACGTTCAACGAGAGGGCACGGAAACCGACGCTGCGAAAGTTCGGGATCAAGCACAATGGCGGAACCCTGCCGACCTTCCACGACACGAGGCACACGTACATCTCGAAGATGCTCCAGAACGGCCTGCCACCCGAGACTGTGGCCCTGTGGGGCCGCGACAGCGTCAAGGAGATCCGACGCACGTACAACCACCTTCTCGACGAGCAGGTGGCGGACCACAGGGGTCAGGTCAACCGTCTGACTGCCCGGCCCCTTCGGGTCCAAGCGGCTGCTTAG
- a CDS encoding esterase-like activity of phytase family protein — MGLDSEGLAIQHDGTRLVTSEFEPSVRRYDRRGKLLGQLPVPENLTTHRITNRTFEGLTLAGRTLTASMEGWLTTDGTDTRRFQTWRRGHQGEFRVDRQFAYMGDIGYGISEIAAIGDGRLLVLERSFNDTVGWTAHLYVADPRRATDVSKVTDLADRDPRVRIASKTLVAKLEECPSLDAPTRFPVQAAPLVGNVEGMAITGRRHGVLRLTLVADDDQSPAAITRLYRLDVRLPRR, encoded by the coding sequence ATCGGACTCGACTCCGAGGGGCTGGCCATCCAGCACGACGGCACCCGCTTGGTGACGTCCGAATTCGAGCCGTCCGTCCGGCGATACGACCGCCGCGGCAAGCTCCTGGGCCAACTCCCCGTGCCCGAGAACCTGACCACGCACCGGATCACCAACCGGACCTTCGAGGGCCTGACGTTGGCCGGCCGAACCCTCACCGCGAGCATGGAAGGGTGGTTGACGACGGACGGCACCGACACCCGACGCTTCCAGACTTGGCGGCGCGGGCACCAGGGAGAATTCCGCGTCGACCGCCAGTTTGCGTACATGGGCGACATCGGTTATGGCATCTCGGAGATCGCGGCAATCGGCGACGGTCGCCTTCTGGTCCTGGAACGGTCATTCAACGACACCGTCGGCTGGACTGCGCACCTCTACGTCGCCGACCCGCGGCGGGCCACAGACGTCAGCAAGGTGACGGACCTAGCTGACCGGGACCCGCGGGTGCGCATCGCGTCGAAGACGCTGGTCGCCAAGCTGGAGGAGTGCCCCTCTCTCGACGCGCCAACGAGGTTCCCTGTCCAGGCCGCCCCGCTCGTCGGCAACGTCGAGGGGATGGCGATCACTGGCCGGCGCCATGGAGTTCTGCGTCTGACGCTTGTTGCTGACGACGACCAGAGCCCGGCCGCGATCACGCGCCTGTACAGGTTGGACGTCCGGTTGCCGCGCCGCTGA
- a CDS encoding MAB_1171c family putative transporter, with product MLDIAGYLVAALMTAVAVWRALGGSDARRRSLWGCFVGFSIALWAKTEIVRIGLNNSSITDASTLLKHYSAGAAILAIMYYIVAVYGKYPADGEMARAVRVARVMQRVATKTALASFALMTVMFFTVVDRSVPSDHFVSDHAGQWGATAYMSVFYIYLGSASALCLYQWAGAFRRERRGLLRVGLGMMALAMVLGVLYAFGRMLAMWVWLANQPSYAVAHQIESSTEAMQLLLFVLFALGVSIPASEAGLRRARAWWALARLYPMWRELMAAFPSIPMEPPRSRYRELTRRDMDAVLQLDRGVHDVADAIEKLRHHVPDDLMAAAKERAAHGAAAQAYWIKAALAAKAGGAPPGPVAAFEQPAAVDQDGEVAWLRQVAKAYGKSSTAQVQTLLTTTEAAA from the coding sequence GTGCTCGACATTGCCGGCTACCTCGTAGCCGCTCTGATGACCGCCGTCGCCGTCTGGCGTGCGCTTGGCGGTTCCGACGCCCGCCGAAGAAGCCTCTGGGGCTGCTTCGTGGGCTTTTCCATCGCCCTGTGGGCCAAGACGGAGATCGTCCGCATCGGGCTCAACAACAGCTCGATCACGGACGCCTCGACTCTGCTCAAGCACTACTCGGCCGGCGCGGCGATCTTGGCGATCATGTACTACATCGTCGCGGTCTACGGGAAGTACCCCGCCGACGGCGAGATGGCCCGTGCCGTGCGCGTGGCCCGCGTCATGCAGCGCGTGGCGACCAAGACGGCTCTCGCCTCCTTCGCCCTGATGACCGTCATGTTCTTCACGGTCGTCGACCGGTCGGTACCGAGCGACCACTTCGTCAGCGATCACGCCGGGCAGTGGGGCGCCACCGCCTATATGAGCGTCTTCTACATTTACCTGGGCTCTGCGTCCGCCCTCTGCCTTTACCAGTGGGCCGGGGCGTTCCGCCGCGAGAGGCGCGGGCTGCTGCGCGTCGGCCTGGGCATGATGGCCCTCGCCATGGTGCTCGGCGTCCTGTACGCCTTCGGCCGCATGCTGGCCATGTGGGTCTGGCTCGCCAACCAGCCCAGCTACGCCGTCGCCCACCAAATCGAGTCCTCCACCGAGGCGATGCAGCTCCTCCTCTTTGTGCTGTTCGCGCTCGGCGTGTCGATCCCCGCCTCGGAGGCGGGCCTCCGCCGTGCCCGCGCCTGGTGGGCCCTCGCGCGCCTGTACCCGATGTGGCGGGAGCTGATGGCAGCCTTCCCCAGCATCCCGATGGAGCCGCCGCGCTCCCGGTACCGGGAGCTGACACGCCGCGACATGGACGCCGTGCTCCAGCTCGACCGGGGGGTCCATGATGTCGCCGACGCGATCGAGAAACTGCGCCATCACGTCCCCGACGACCTGATGGCTGCCGCCAAGGAGAGGGCCGCCCACGGTGCTGCCGCCCAGGCGTACTGGATCAAGGCCGCGCTCGCGGCCAAGGCGGGAGGAGCGCCCCCGGGCCCGGTCGCGGCGTTCGAACAGCCCGCGGCCGTCGACCAGGACGGAGAGGTCGCCTGGCTGCGCCAAGTGGCCAAGGCATACGGGAAGAGCAGCACGGCCCAGGTGCAGACCCTACTCACGACCACGGAGGCAGCCGCATGA
- a CDS encoding toxin, translating to MTDIPSSEPSLSEVRELCEVGLADLPIPSPFSVEQLRINMERARGRRIIMQPIPDSLITASTACGLRIKDTGFSVILHRQRPSAYLTEHVKLHELVHEWLDHGTQLSPDELRALLPVFGPDLVKRVMAGKVTVQARSNYRTLEERIAEVGASLIPRMARELPSDDVLGRLGDTLSRPAGGGYRTGRRLRSLFRRS from the coding sequence ATGACGGACATACCCTCATCCGAGCCGTCTTTGAGCGAGGTACGGGAGCTGTGTGAGGTCGGGTTGGCGGACCTTCCGATCCCCAGCCCCTTCTCGGTGGAGCAACTGCGGATCAACATGGAGCGGGCCCGCGGCCGTCGGATCATCATGCAGCCCATCCCTGACTCGTTGATCACCGCGAGCACGGCGTGCGGGCTGAGGATCAAAGACACGGGCTTCAGCGTGATTCTCCACCGCCAGCGACCGTCGGCCTACTTGACCGAGCACGTGAAGCTGCATGAGCTGGTCCACGAGTGGCTCGACCACGGCACGCAGCTCAGCCCCGACGAACTCAGGGCGCTGCTGCCTGTCTTCGGTCCGGACCTGGTCAAGCGCGTCATGGCGGGCAAGGTCACCGTGCAGGCACGCTCCAACTACCGCACCTTGGAGGAGCGGATCGCCGAAGTGGGCGCTTCCCTCATTCCCCGCATGGCCCGCGAACTTCCGAGCGACGACGTGCTTGGCCGCCTGGGCGACACCCTGTCCCGGCCCGCCGGCGGCGGATACCGCACAGGGCGCCGTCTTCGCAGCCTCTTCCGCCGCTCGTAA